The proteins below are encoded in one region of Effusibacillus dendaii:
- the hflX gene encoding GTPase HflX encodes MIDLGRDREKAILVGLHTDRTDTRIWKLAFEELTGLVETAGARVVASLVQNRSEADPATYIGKGKLQELTALAEELEADIIVFDSELTPVHVRNLENCLPCKVLDRTQIILDIFAERAKTKEGKLQVELAQLSYLMPRLSGKGKAMSRLGGGIGTRGPGETKLEIDRRRIRGKIADLKTELREVRLHRSTQRQRRKKQQVPVIALVGYTNAGKSTILHALTERFGAGSQTTAEGQNRLFDTLDPTARKIGLPQGGTVIVTDTVGFIQQLPHHLIDSFRATLEETNEADVLLHIVDASHPAHDIQMDTVYQVLNELHVLDKPIITVFNKMDYLNGEFLPDDPKALYTVKMSALNGNGLPQLMQAIDSCINTKSQHMSVILPYDEGSLTSALHERCKVYQQRFLENGIYLDLDAVPELAKQLERFQVNPEILEKENKV; translated from the coding sequence ATGATAGATCTTGGCCGTGACCGTGAAAAAGCAATATTGGTCGGACTGCATACAGATCGGACAGATACCCGCATTTGGAAGTTGGCATTTGAGGAATTGACCGGATTGGTCGAAACTGCAGGAGCACGCGTGGTTGCCTCGCTTGTGCAGAACCGTTCCGAAGCTGACCCGGCTACTTACATAGGGAAAGGTAAACTGCAAGAATTAACCGCATTAGCGGAAGAATTGGAAGCGGACATAATCGTATTTGACAGTGAACTGACGCCTGTACACGTTCGTAATCTGGAAAACTGTCTCCCCTGCAAAGTATTGGATCGGACCCAAATTATTCTTGATATTTTTGCCGAACGGGCGAAGACAAAAGAAGGAAAACTGCAAGTTGAACTGGCGCAATTAAGCTATCTGATGCCTCGTTTAAGCGGAAAAGGGAAAGCGATGTCAAGATTGGGAGGAGGCATCGGCACGCGCGGGCCCGGCGAAACAAAATTGGAAATCGATCGTCGCAGAATACGTGGCAAAATAGCGGATTTAAAAACAGAACTGCGGGAGGTACGTCTGCACCGCAGTACGCAGCGGCAAAGAAGAAAAAAACAACAGGTACCTGTTATTGCGTTAGTTGGATATACAAATGCAGGAAAAAGCACGATCCTGCATGCACTGACCGAACGTTTCGGTGCAGGCTCGCAAACGACGGCGGAAGGTCAAAATCGATTATTTGACACATTGGACCCGACTGCCAGAAAAATCGGTCTGCCGCAGGGAGGGACTGTAATTGTCACCGATACGGTGGGCTTTATTCAACAATTGCCGCATCATCTGATCGATTCGTTTCGGGCCACGTTAGAGGAGACGAACGAAGCGGATGTGCTTCTTCATATTGTAGATGCCAGCCATCCTGCACATGACATACAAATGGACACTGTATATCAAGTTTTAAATGAATTGCATGTGTTGGACAAGCCCATCATCACCGTTTTTAATAAAATGGACTATTTGAACGGAGAATTTCTGCCGGATGATCCCAAAGCATTGTATACAGTCAAAATGTCCGCTTTAAACGGCAATGGACTGCCACAGTTGATGCAAGCGATAGACAGCTGCATCAACACAAAGTCGCAGCACATGTCTGTGATTTTGCCATATGATGAAGGTTCGCTCACATCTGCTTTGCACGAACGGTGCAAAGTGTATCAGCAGCGTTTTTTGGAAAACGGCATTTATTTGGATTTGGACGCAGTTCCTGAATTGGCTAAACAGTTGGAGCGTTTTCAAGTGAATCCGGAGATTTTGGAAAAGGAGAACAAGGTGTGA
- a CDS encoding GTPase — MKNCLVLGRTNVGKTMFCVNFAEFLGLHRLEVYFQLPDGTTRQRKYDLMSARHELSGLGQHKTKSLQSIQLDLPKGKGTRKFTLTDSTGLSDGIHPDPELRNAMAQTLAELHSADCVLHLVDPNEIAKAGSFHRLGELDLQIAELGGFKEGYVMIANKMDLPEAEKGLSILRKELGNKKIIPVSALYRKGFSEVKEYVWRLV; from the coding sequence ATGAAAAATTGCCTGGTGTTAGGACGAACCAACGTGGGGAAGACAATGTTCTGTGTAAATTTCGCAGAATTTCTGGGTTTGCACCGTTTGGAAGTCTATTTTCAATTGCCGGACGGCACAACCCGTCAACGCAAGTACGATTTGATGTCTGCCCGTCATGAGTTATCCGGTTTGGGTCAGCATAAAACCAAATCATTACAATCGATTCAATTGGACTTGCCAAAAGGAAAAGGAACGCGAAAATTTACACTGACCGACTCAACCGGTCTGTCGGATGGAATTCATCCAGATCCGGAACTGCGCAATGCAATGGCACAAACGTTGGCGGAACTGCACTCGGCTGATTGCGTATTGCACCTCGTGGATCCCAATGAAATTGCAAAAGCAGGCAGCTTTCATCGCTTAGGGGAATTGGACTTGCAAATTGCAGAATTGGGCGGTTTTAAAGAAGGGTATGTGATGATAGCCAACAAAATGGATCTGCCAGAGGCGGAAAAAGGACTCTCGATCCTTCGGAAAGAGTTGGGCAACAAAAAAATCATTCCGGTTTCCGCTCTTTACCGGAAAGGGTTTTCCGAGGTGAAGGAATATGTATGGCGACTGGTCTGA
- the spoVK gene encoding stage V sporulation protein K, whose amino-acid sequence MNRSGATPPAYRDLDEILEQFRAGQIALNDALRRLYSGEKPTIARQLTRSNVQQDMARFQTVLQELENMIGLRQVKDLVKEIFALIQIQQRRQVAKLAAEPVVLHMIFKGNPGTGKTTVARILARLLRELGFLSKGHLIEVERADLVGEYIGHTAQKTREQVKKALGGVLFIDEAYSLARGGEKDFGKEAIDTLVKAMEDHKNDFVLILAGYEYEMDLFLRTNPGLPSRFPITVTFDDYEEAELIQIARQMLRKREYRLSPDAEHKLRNYLRRFLSQSGGNFANARFVRNTIERAIRLQAVRLLDVKNPTREDLMLILAEDLLFEEGGQL is encoded by the coding sequence TTGAACAGGAGCGGTGCCACACCGCCCGCCTACCGCGACCTAGATGAGATTCTCGAGCAATTTCGAGCAGGGCAAATTGCACTGAATGACGCATTGCGACGCCTCTACTCTGGTGAGAAACCAACGATAGCACGCCAACTGACTCGATCCAATGTTCAGCAGGATATGGCCAGGTTTCAAACGGTCTTACAAGAATTGGAAAATATGATCGGTTTGCGTCAGGTAAAAGATCTCGTTAAAGAGATTTTTGCATTGATACAAATCCAGCAACGACGGCAGGTTGCCAAATTAGCGGCTGAGCCGGTTGTACTCCATATGATTTTTAAAGGAAATCCGGGAACGGGCAAAACGACAGTGGCTCGCATACTGGCCCGTCTGCTTCGCGAACTTGGGTTTTTATCAAAAGGCCATTTAATTGAAGTAGAACGTGCGGATTTGGTGGGAGAATACATCGGTCATACAGCCCAAAAAACGAGAGAACAGGTAAAAAAAGCGTTAGGCGGGGTTCTCTTCATCGACGAAGCTTATAGTTTGGCACGCGGTGGAGAAAAGGATTTTGGCAAAGAAGCGATTGATACGCTGGTAAAGGCGATGGAGGATCACAAAAACGATTTTGTGCTGATCCTGGCTGGGTACGAGTATGAAATGGATCTGTTTTTGCGAACCAACCCGGGGTTGCCATCTCGTTTTCCCATCACTGTTACATTTGATGATTACGAAGAAGCGGAATTGATTCAAATCGCTCGCCAGATGCTTCGCAAGCGGGAGTATCGGTTATCCCCGGATGCCGAGCATAAACTCCGGAATTATTTGCGAAGGTTTCTCAGCCAATCAGGCGGGAATTTTGCAAACGCCAGATTTGTCCGCAATACCATTGAGCGAGCGATTCGTTTGCAGGCTGTCAGGCTGTTGGATGTGAAAAACCCGACAAGAGAGGATTTAATGCTGATTCTGGCAGAAGATCTTCTGTTTGAAGAGGGGGGACAGCTATGA
- a CDS encoding ferredoxin, with protein sequence MAKTYVDKDTCIACGACYSTAPDVYDSDDEGYAFVKLPGGTEGFVDIPEEFLQDAMDARDGCPTESVKWED encoded by the coding sequence ATGGCTAAAACGTATGTCGATAAAGACACTTGTATCGCATGTGGCGCCTGCTACTCTACTGCTCCGGACGTGTATGATTCGGATGATGAAGGTTACGCATTTGTGAAATTGCCGGGTGGCACAGAGGGATTTGTTGACATCCCAGAAGAATTTTTGCAAGATGCGATGGACGCTCGGGACGGTTGCCCGACCGAATCTGTCAAGTGGGAAGACTGA
- the hfq gene encoding RNA chaperone Hfq: MNKPQINIQDTFLNQIRKENIPVTIYLVNGFQIRGSVKAFDNFTVIVESEGKQQLVYKHAISTFTPMRNVNFNMEA, from the coding sequence GTGAACAAACCGCAAATCAATATTCAAGATACGTTTTTGAACCAGATTCGTAAAGAAAACATTCCGGTTACCATTTATTTAGTGAATGGGTTTCAAATCCGCGGCTCCGTAAAAGCGTTCGACAATTTTACAGTGATTGTAGAGTCGGAGGGGAAGCAGCAGTTGGTATACAAACATGCGATTTCCACGTTCACACCAATGCGAAACGTCAACTTTAACATGGAAGCGTAA
- the miaA gene encoding tRNA (adenosine(37)-N6)-dimethylallyltransferase MiaA, which produces MNDNCGLVVIAGPTAVGKSKLSVELAIAFDGEIVSADSMQIYRGMDIGTAKITPEEKKGIPHWGIDIIDPDTPFSVSDYRDLADGWLRGIWQRGRLPFLVGGTGLYIRAVTEEYDFSTFSGDAAFREKMEQMARREGPEALHRQLAFVDPATASRLHPNDIRRVIRALEIYEFTGKRLSESKQSHGDTRFPVLKIGLTSENRELLYDRINRRVDLMIEQGLLEEVSGLLRRGAHKDLISMQGIGYKEIIEYLEQRLTLQEAVERIKQGSRRYAKRQLSWFRRDPEIHWFAIDTIPWDQLYNACFKLVKEFRQQVSNTVVIKEDGGTAK; this is translated from the coding sequence ATGAATGACAACTGTGGACTGGTTGTGATTGCCGGTCCCACCGCCGTTGGAAAAAGTAAATTGAGTGTCGAATTGGCGATTGCGTTTGATGGTGAAATCGTTTCGGCCGATTCGATGCAAATCTACCGGGGGATGGACATTGGCACGGCCAAGATCACGCCTGAGGAAAAGAAAGGGATCCCGCACTGGGGGATCGATATCATTGACCCGGATACCCCGTTTTCCGTTTCCGATTACCGCGATTTGGCTGACGGTTGGCTGAGAGGCATTTGGCAACGCGGCCGTCTTCCTTTTCTGGTGGGCGGAACCGGTTTATACATAAGAGCTGTTACGGAAGAATATGATTTCAGTACATTTTCAGGGGATGCTGCTTTTCGGGAAAAAATGGAGCAAATGGCTCGCCGTGAAGGACCGGAAGCGCTCCACAGACAACTGGCTTTTGTCGATCCGGCAACTGCCAGTCGGCTGCATCCGAATGATATCCGCCGTGTGATTCGTGCCTTGGAAATTTACGAATTTACCGGGAAACGATTGTCGGAGTCGAAACAAAGCCACGGGGATACAAGATTTCCTGTTCTAAAAATCGGACTGACTTCTGAAAACCGGGAATTGCTCTACGACCGGATTAATCGGCGTGTCGACCTCATGATCGAACAAGGGCTCTTGGAAGAAGTAAGCGGTTTATTGAGGAGGGGAGCCCACAAGGATTTGATTTCCATGCAGGGAATCGGTTATAAAGAAATTATAGAGTACTTGGAACAGCGTCTTACGCTGCAGGAAGCGGTCGAACGAATCAAGCAAGGTTCCCGGCGATACGCCAAACGGCAGTTATCATGGTTTCGGCGCGATCCGGAAATCCACTGGTTTGCGATTGATACGATTCCCTGGGATCAGTTGTACAACGCTTGTTTCAAACTGGTGAAGGAATTTCGGCAGCAAGTCTCGAATACAGTTGTAATAAAAGAGGATGGGGGAACCGCAAAGTGA
- a CDS encoding class I SAM-dependent methyltransferase, with product MTDSLLVTTAPNPSEMFVQTAVRLADELKAPFVPRKGTVRRMAQTQGVSLVLVVSHRLTLHIGDQELFFHPSMANVRVKRMLAGETDYLIEKSGLQPGDTVIDCTLGMGADAIVFSHAAGENGRVIGLEKSKILAILVREGLHDWIPDFPEMKEAMQRIEVVQTDHLSFLRKMPDRSADVVYFDPMFRSTVEKSTAFDTVRMLSDAAPLSIETIQEAKRVASKSVVLKERAGGGEFLRLGFPAATRRSSTFTYSVIRIEEEES from the coding sequence TTGACCGACTCCCTTTTGGTGACAACGGCACCTAACCCGTCTGAAATGTTTGTGCAAACGGCTGTCCGCTTGGCTGATGAACTGAAGGCGCCATTCGTACCGAGGAAAGGCACGGTGCGCCGGATGGCGCAAACACAAGGAGTCTCTTTGGTGCTGGTGGTCAGTCATCGGTTGACCCTGCATATCGGTGATCAGGAACTGTTTTTTCACCCTTCGATGGCAAATGTTCGGGTAAAACGGATGCTGGCTGGAGAAACCGATTATTTGATCGAAAAATCGGGTTTGCAACCAGGCGATACAGTCATTGATTGCACATTGGGGATGGGGGCGGATGCGATCGTTTTTTCCCACGCGGCGGGTGAAAACGGCCGGGTGATTGGTCTCGAAAAAAGTAAAATATTGGCTATCCTGGTACGAGAAGGGCTTCATGACTGGATACCCGATTTTCCGGAAATGAAGGAAGCCATGCAGCGAATTGAAGTGGTCCAGACGGATCATTTATCCTTTTTACGTAAGATGCCCGATCGGTCTGCAGATGTGGTATACTTCGATCCGATGTTTCGGTCCACGGTTGAGAAATCGACCGCATTTGATACGGTCAGAATGCTGTCAGACGCCGCCCCCCTGTCCATCGAAACGATTCAGGAAGCGAAGCGGGTGGCCAGCAAATCAGTGGTTCTGAAAGAAAGAGCTGGTGGCGGTGAATTCTTACGTTTAGGGTTCCCTGCTGCAACTCGTCGTTCCAGCACATTTACCTATTCGGTTATACGGATCGAAGAGGAGGAATCCTGA
- the mutL gene encoding DNA mismatch repair endonuclease MutL, with amino-acid sequence MAKIQVMSDLLANKIAAGEVVERPASVVKELLENSLDAGATEILIELQQAGLEMIRVADNGSGIDSSDVPLAFERHATSKILDDKDLFRIQTLGFRGEALPSIAAVSRLQIKTRTSTEQAGTCLHVEAGRITDSTVSAAKQGTEISVQDLFFNTPARLKYLKSMQTELGHVVDFVEKMALARPEVAFRLYHNDRLLLQTPGDGVILHAAAAVYGRELVKQMASVAWENYDYRITGLAGFPELNRANRNHCTFFVNGRYIKSYLLFQAVVNAYHTLLPINRYPVCILHIQLDPSLVDVNVHPTKLEVRFSEEKDLSISVQQAIRSALEQHSLVPKAVAKQIASERQPQTQQTPLPQTSLPQTQPEQPAFGSKQRMRQPSLKFDYPARVNGGSSDPKAAREAAIHLYQTTHTDQQTAKNQIHGENQSTVEPSAPFSAEATAAAKHLPDGTDESVMEEAAEAKEAPAIRFRPIAQALGMYVIAESVEGLYIIDQHAAHEKVLYEKFRNRLREKQIHPLPLLVPLTLELSSSESEKLVSQMSILSELCIEVEQFGRGSFLIRSVPDIWDGLDTQRLTAELIDELLMEQVKDPRALIEDKIIMKACKSAIKANRWLSMQEMNALCEQLAKLENPYTCPHGRPIIIHMSTYDLEKQFKRVM; translated from the coding sequence ATGGCTAAAATTCAGGTGATGAGCGATTTGCTGGCGAACAAAATTGCAGCCGGTGAAGTTGTCGAGCGGCCAGCGTCTGTCGTCAAAGAGCTGCTGGAAAATTCACTGGATGCGGGCGCCACTGAGATATTGATCGAATTGCAGCAGGCAGGACTGGAAATGATCCGGGTCGCCGACAATGGTTCCGGTATCGATTCTTCTGATGTGCCGCTTGCATTTGAACGCCACGCTACTTCCAAAATCTTGGACGACAAAGATTTATTTCGCATTCAGACATTAGGGTTTCGCGGTGAAGCACTGCCGTCCATTGCGGCCGTTTCCCGCCTGCAAATCAAGACAAGAACCTCCACGGAGCAGGCTGGCACATGTTTGCATGTGGAGGCGGGGCGCATCACCGATTCAACAGTTTCGGCTGCCAAGCAGGGAACCGAAATCTCCGTACAGGATTTGTTTTTTAACACGCCTGCCCGATTGAAATATCTTAAATCGATGCAGACCGAACTGGGGCACGTGGTCGATTTTGTAGAAAAAATGGCATTGGCCCGACCCGAGGTGGCGTTTCGTTTGTATCACAATGACCGCTTGCTGCTGCAAACACCGGGGGATGGAGTGATTTTACATGCGGCGGCTGCCGTTTACGGACGGGAACTTGTCAAACAGATGGCATCTGTCGCCTGGGAGAATTACGACTATCGGATCACAGGACTGGCCGGATTTCCTGAGTTAAATCGAGCAAACCGGAACCACTGTACGTTTTTTGTGAATGGACGTTACATCAAAAGTTACCTCCTGTTTCAGGCGGTAGTCAATGCGTATCATACACTGTTACCGATCAACCGGTATCCGGTCTGCATCTTGCATATACAGTTGGACCCTTCACTGGTCGATGTAAACGTACATCCGACAAAACTGGAAGTCCGATTTTCAGAAGAAAAGGATCTGTCGATATCTGTTCAACAGGCAATTCGATCCGCTTTAGAACAACATTCTTTAGTTCCAAAGGCGGTTGCCAAACAGATTGCTTCAGAACGGCAACCACAGACGCAACAAACACCGCTGCCACAAACATCGCTGCCTCAAACACAGCCGGAGCAGCCTGCGTTCGGTTCGAAACAACGGATGCGTCAACCAAGTCTCAAGTTTGATTATCCGGCCCGTGTGAACGGTGGTTCCAGCGATCCGAAGGCAGCTAGAGAAGCGGCAATCCATTTGTATCAGACAACACATACCGATCAACAGACTGCCAAGAATCAGATACACGGTGAAAATCAGTCAACAGTCGAACCGTCTGCACCATTCTCGGCGGAAGCAACTGCCGCGGCAAAACATCTGCCGGACGGAACGGATGAAAGCGTTATGGAAGAAGCAGCCGAAGCGAAGGAAGCTCCCGCAATCCGTTTTCGACCGATTGCACAGGCGCTTGGCATGTATGTGATTGCGGAAAGTGTGGAAGGACTTTATATAATTGACCAGCATGCGGCACATGAAAAAGTGTTGTATGAGAAATTTCGAAACAGGTTGCGGGAGAAACAGATTCACCCGCTCCCTTTGCTCGTTCCTTTAACATTGGAACTGTCTTCGTCAGAAAGTGAAAAGCTGGTCAGTCAAATGAGCATACTGTCCGAACTTTGCATAGAGGTGGAACAGTTCGGCCGCGGGTCGTTCCTGATCCGGTCTGTTCCCGATATATGGGATGGTTTGGACACACAGCGATTGACTGCCGAACTGATTGACGAATTATTGATGGAGCAAGTCAAAGATCCTCGCGCCCTGATTGAAGACAAAATCATTATGAAAGCATGCAAATCGGCGATTAAAGCAAACAGATGGCTTTCCATGCAGGAAATGAATGCGCTCTGTGAGCAGCTTGCCAAATTGGAAAATCCGTATACGTGTCCGCATGGCCGTCCGATCATCATCCATATGAGCACATACGACTTGGAAAAACAGTTTAAGCGAGTGATGTGA
- the mutS gene encoding DNA mismatch repair protein MutS — protein MARYTPMIEQYLAVKQQAKDALLFFRLGDFYEMFFEDAITAAKELEITLTGRDGGAEERIPMCGVPHHSSEMYIQRLIEKGYKVAICEQVEDPSQAKGIVRREIVRIVTPGTIMDSKNVQDKLNNYIAALVLREEQIGLAFCDITTGELFVNHCQVESVWDELQQFQPVELVVPDGEEYAELVESIQNQTRCLVTRNESVYSDTKAAEFLLKRFELISLESIGLSEKKAPVTAAVFLISYLEATQKRSLSHLKKPVLLSGETHLVIDSFSRRNLELTETIREKSRHGSLLWLLDRTVTAMGGRLLKKWIERPLAVRTQIEERLQAVEELVNELLVREDIRQMLQNVYDLERLMGRVAYGSANGRDLLAISDSLAILPELRRRLLGCQSELLQRIGEQIREMNETVDLVRSAIVDEPPVGLRDGGLIREGFDEYLDRLKSASREGKQWIAQLEQQEREKTGIKSLKVGFNKVFGYYLEVTKANTHLVPDYFERKQTLANGERYVTPDLKEKEALILEAEDKMTELEYELFIQLRDRVAAELPDIQLAAEAIAQIDSLQSLATVAVERRFTKPVITESDRLVIVEGRHPVVEAVLKRDTFVPNDTELDCKNNQIALITGPNMAGKSTYMRQVALLVIMAQIGSFVSAARAEVGIVDRVFTRIGASDDLAGGHSTFMVEMVELANILHYATRKSLIILDEIGRGTSTFDGISIAQAVVEFLHQSPTAGAKTLFATHYHELTELADRLPGVNNYSTLVEEKGDSIIFLHKIVSQPADRSYGIQVAKLAGLPPQVLQRANEILHVLENLSDAKQQVAIEPELSSESATSQLSLFDEQSHPLVEEIKSIDLMNLTPIEALTTLHRLQKMVGKG, from the coding sequence ATGGCACGCTATACACCGATGATTGAACAATATCTCGCCGTTAAACAGCAGGCGAAAGACGCTTTGCTGTTTTTCCGGTTGGGAGATTTTTATGAAATGTTTTTTGAAGATGCAATCACAGCGGCGAAAGAACTGGAAATTACGTTGACAGGGCGTGATGGAGGCGCAGAGGAGAGAATTCCAATGTGCGGTGTCCCTCACCATTCTTCTGAGATGTATATCCAACGCCTGATCGAAAAAGGGTATAAAGTAGCCATATGTGAGCAGGTGGAGGATCCCAGTCAGGCGAAAGGAATCGTCAGACGTGAAATTGTCCGAATTGTGACTCCTGGCACCATCATGGACAGCAAGAACGTCCAGGATAAACTTAATAATTATATTGCTGCATTGGTCTTGCGAGAAGAGCAAATCGGTCTTGCCTTCTGCGATATTACCACCGGAGAACTGTTTGTTAACCATTGTCAGGTCGAATCGGTTTGGGATGAATTACAGCAATTTCAGCCAGTTGAACTTGTTGTTCCGGATGGGGAGGAGTATGCCGAACTGGTTGAGTCAATTCAAAACCAAACCCGTTGTCTGGTCACACGGAATGAATCTGTCTATTCAGACACAAAAGCGGCTGAATTTTTGCTGAAACGCTTTGAGTTGATATCTTTGGAATCGATCGGTCTGTCGGAAAAGAAAGCGCCTGTAACGGCAGCAGTCTTTTTGATCTCTTATTTGGAAGCGACACAGAAACGCAGCCTTTCGCATCTAAAGAAACCGGTTTTATTGTCGGGAGAAACACATTTGGTGATCGATTCGTTTTCCCGCCGAAACCTGGAATTGACAGAAACGATCCGCGAAAAAAGCAGGCACGGATCACTCTTGTGGCTGTTGGATCGGACGGTTACCGCAATGGGTGGTCGCCTCTTGAAAAAATGGATTGAACGTCCTCTGGCAGTCCGCACGCAAATCGAAGAAAGGCTGCAGGCGGTAGAGGAATTGGTTAACGAATTGCTTGTTCGTGAAGATATTCGGCAGATGCTGCAAAACGTTTACGATTTGGAACGTTTGATGGGACGGGTAGCGTATGGATCGGCGAACGGACGGGATCTTTTGGCGATCTCCGATTCTTTGGCCATTTTACCTGAACTGCGCCGCCGACTTCTGGGGTGCCAAAGCGAACTGCTGCAAAGGATTGGGGAACAGATTCGGGAAATGAATGAGACGGTCGATTTGGTCCGGTCTGCTATCGTTGATGAACCGCCTGTTGGACTTCGTGACGGAGGCTTAATTCGTGAAGGATTCGATGAATATCTGGATCGCCTGAAATCAGCCAGCCGGGAAGGCAAACAATGGATTGCCCAACTGGAACAGCAGGAGAGGGAAAAAACGGGAATCAAATCTCTGAAGGTCGGTTTCAACAAAGTATTCGGGTACTATTTGGAAGTAACAAAAGCGAATACGCATCTGGTGCCCGACTATTTTGAACGGAAACAGACTCTGGCCAACGGGGAACGTTACGTAACGCCCGATTTGAAGGAAAAAGAAGCCCTCATTCTGGAAGCGGAAGACAAAATGACCGAATTGGAATACGAGCTGTTCATTCAACTGCGCGATCGAGTCGCGGCAGAACTCCCCGATATCCAACTGGCGGCAGAAGCGATTGCGCAGATTGACTCGCTGCAATCTTTGGCGACAGTAGCAGTCGAACGACGATTTACGAAACCGGTGATTACCGAATCGGACCGCCTTGTCATTGTAGAAGGCAGACACCCTGTCGTAGAAGCGGTTTTAAAACGGGATACGTTCGTACCAAACGACACCGAACTGGATTGTAAAAACAACCAGATTGCTCTTATTACCGGTCCTAATATGGCCGGTAAAAGCACATACATGCGACAGGTTGCCCTACTCGTCATCATGGCCCAGATAGGTTCTTTCGTATCTGCCGCTCGGGCGGAGGTAGGGATTGTTGACCGCGTTTTTACAAGAATTGGGGCATCGGACGATTTAGCAGGCGGACACAGCACATTTATGGTGGAAATGGTGGAACTGGCGAATATTTTGCATTATGCTACCCGCAAAAGTCTTATTATTTTGGATGAAATCGGACGTGGGACAAGCACATTTGACGGAATTTCGATTGCACAAGCGGTAGTTGAATTTTTGCACCAATCACCGACTGCTGGTGCGAAAACGCTGTTTGCCACTCACTATCATGAACTGACAGAACTGGCTGATCGTCTGCCAGGCGTCAACAACTATTCGACTTTAGTGGAGGAAAAAGGGGATTCGATCATTTTCCTGCACAAAATTGTCAGTCAGCCGGCCGACCGCAGTTATGGCATACAAGTGGCCAAACTGGCAGGGCTCCCGCCTCAAGTATTGCAAAGAGCAAATGAAATTTTACACGTTCTGGAAAACCTGTCTGATGCAAAGCAGCAGGTTGCAATAGAACCGGAACTATCATCGGAATCGGCAACGTCACAATTGTCGCTGTTTGATGAACAATCCCATCCGCTTGTTGAGGAAATTAAATCGATTGACTTGATGAACCTGACACCGATTGAAGCGTTAACGACCTTACATCGACTGCAGAAAATGGTCGGGAAGGGATGA